Proteins found in one Methylosinus sp. PW1 genomic segment:
- a CDS encoding transposase family protein, which produces MAETTVFLQYFNDMPDERQPGKVMYPLDEILLLSLLAVLAGADAFTNIARFGERKLDLLRRFHPFPNGTPAHDHLGDIFATLDAEAFQALLRRLDRRADQGARRCHRHRREDLAPVRGEEELQAADPHGL; this is translated from the coding sequence TTGGCCGAGACGACGGTGTTCCTGCAATATTTCAACGATATGCCGGACGAACGGCAGCCTGGCAAGGTCATGTATCCGCTCGACGAGATCCTGCTCTTGTCCCTGCTCGCCGTGCTGGCCGGGGCGGACGCCTTCACCAACATTGCGCGCTTCGGCGAGAGGAAGCTCGACCTTTTGCGTCGCTTCCACCCCTTCCCCAACGGCACGCCGGCGCATGATCACCTCGGCGACATCTTCGCCACGCTCGACGCCGAGGCGTTCCAAGCGCTGCTTCGTCGCCTGGACCGCCGCGCTGACCAAGGCGCCCGCCGATGTCATCGCCATAGACGGGAAGACCTCGCGCCGGTCCGGGGCGAAGAAGAGCTCCAAGCTGCCGATCCACATGGTCTTTAG
- a CDS encoding alpha/beta hydrolase: protein MPEVIFTGPAGRLEGRFHQSAQRGAPIAIILHPHPQFGGTMNNQIVYNLYYAFAERGFSVLRFNFRGVGRSQGSFDHGAGELSDAAAALDWAQAVNPEARACWIAGVSFGSWIGMQLLMRRPEIEGFVSVAPPANRFDFSFLAPCPSSGLFIHGDIDRVAPLKEVTGLIEKLKTQKGIVIEHAVVQGANHFFENRIEPLIAHVDAYLDKRLGNPPRIAIPARGD, encoded by the coding sequence ATGCCCGAGGTCATTTTCACCGGCCCCGCCGGCCGGCTCGAAGGCCGCTTTCATCAATCGGCGCAGCGCGGCGCGCCGATCGCCATCATCCTGCATCCGCATCCGCAATTCGGCGGCACGATGAACAATCAGATCGTCTACAACCTCTATTACGCTTTCGCCGAGCGCGGCTTCTCCGTCCTGCGCTTCAATTTCCGCGGCGTCGGCCGCAGCCAGGGCTCTTTCGATCATGGCGCGGGCGAGCTCTCCGACGCGGCCGCGGCGCTCGATTGGGCGCAGGCGGTCAATCCCGAGGCGCGCGCCTGCTGGATCGCCGGCGTCTCCTTCGGCTCCTGGATCGGTATGCAATTGCTGATGCGCCGGCCGGAGATCGAGGGCTTCGTCTCGGTCGCGCCGCCGGCCAATCGCTTCGATTTCTCGTTTCTCGCGCCGTGCCCGTCATCGGGCCTCTTCATTCATGGCGACATCGATCGCGTCGCGCCGCTGAAGGAAGTGACCGGGCTCATCGAGAAGCTGAAGACTCAGAAGGGCATCGTCATCGAGCATGCGGTGGTGCAGGGCGCCAACCACTTCTTCGAGAACCGCATCGAGCCGCTGATCGCCCATGTCGACGCCTATCTCGACAAGCGTCTCGGCAATCCGCCCCGCATCGCCATTCCCGCGCGGGGCGATTGA
- the nhaA gene encoding Na+/H+ antiporter NhaA, protein MKQHPHHAAPSTLRRFLASEAAGGVVLMASAAVALALANSPFAESYHSLLETPISGHSLLHWINDGLMAVFFLLVGLEIKRELLDGHLRHWSARVLPGVGALGGMAAPALIYAYFNAGSPAARGWAIPSATDIAFALGVLALLGDRVPGALKVFLTALAILDDLGAIVIIAVFYAGEPAAPPMLGAGVTLFLLLGLNLFEVTILTPYLLLGLALWHFVQLSGVHATLAGVLLAAMIPLRLSGPDPEEHTPLHRLENALGPFVAFIALPLFGFANAGVALGGGDLATTGAPILLGVALGLFLGKQLGVFTAIALALATRIASRPPKTGWVQLYGVSVLCGVGFTMSLFIGQIAFEADEAAMRATKIGVLAGSAASILLGSLVLWIASRRRAEKLARPLADS, encoded by the coding sequence ATGAAACAGCATCCGCATCACGCTGCGCCTTCGACTCTGCGTCGCTTCCTCGCCAGCGAGGCGGCGGGCGGCGTCGTGCTGATGGCGAGCGCCGCAGTGGCGCTCGCGCTCGCCAACTCGCCTTTTGCCGAATCCTATCACAGCCTGCTGGAGACTCCGATCTCCGGCCATTCGCTGCTGCATTGGATCAATGACGGGCTGATGGCGGTGTTTTTCCTGCTCGTCGGCCTCGAGATCAAGCGCGAGCTGCTCGACGGCCATTTGCGCCATTGGTCCGCGCGCGTGCTGCCCGGCGTCGGCGCGCTCGGCGGAATGGCCGCGCCGGCGCTGATCTACGCCTATTTCAACGCCGGCTCCCCGGCGGCGCGCGGCTGGGCGATTCCCTCGGCGACCGATATCGCCTTCGCGCTCGGCGTGCTGGCGCTGCTGGGCGACCGCGTGCCGGGCGCGTTGAAAGTCTTTCTCACCGCGCTCGCCATTCTCGACGATCTCGGCGCCATCGTCATTATTGCGGTGTTCTACGCCGGCGAGCCGGCGGCCCCGCCGATGCTCGGCGCCGGCGTGACCTTGTTCCTGCTGCTCGGCCTCAATCTCTTCGAGGTCACGATTCTCACGCCCTATCTTTTGCTCGGCTTGGCGCTCTGGCATTTCGTGCAGCTCAGCGGCGTCCATGCGACGCTCGCCGGCGTGCTGCTGGCGGCCATGATTCCGCTGCGCCTCTCCGGGCCGGACCCGGAGGAGCATACGCCGCTGCACCGGCTCGAGAATGCGCTCGGGCCATTCGTCGCCTTTATCGCGTTGCCGCTGTTCGGCTTCGCCAATGCGGGGGTGGCGCTCGGCGGCGGCGATCTGGCGACGACCGGCGCGCCCATTCTGCTCGGCGTCGCGCTCGGTCTTTTTCTCGGCAAGCAGCTCGGAGTCTTCACGGCGATCGCTCTGGCCCTGGCGACGCGAATCGCCTCGCGGCCGCCCAAGACGGGCTGGGTCCAGCTCTATGGCGTGTCCGTGCTCTGCGGCGTCGGCTTCACCATGAGCCTCTTCATCGGCCAGATCGCCTTCGAGGCGGACGAGGCGGCGATGCGCGCCACCAAGATCGGCGTGCTGGCGGGCTCGGCCGCCTCCATTCTGCTGGGCTCGCTGGTTCTGTGGATCGCATCGCGTCGGCGCGCCGAGAAGCTCGCGCGTCCGCTGGCCGATTCGTGA
- a CDS encoding anhydro-N-acetylmuramic acid kinase — MTLYRAIGLMSGTSMDGVDVALLDTDGEKRLDFGPTGFFPYSDPDRELLRAALAEATRLTDRAARPGAVGAGERLVTERHAEAIEAFLRAERLDPASIDILGFHGQTVLHRPQSRLTVQIGDASSLAERLGVDVAYDFRGADVAAGGEGAPLVPAYHRALVASSGIEGPVAVVNIGGVGNVTFVDGDAEPIAFDTGPGNALIDDLMLARTGRPVDRDGATAAEGRVDEAILQSMLLHPYFQKLPPKSLDRNDFSFRSTDELSLEDAAATLTAFTAASLALAFSQTPSAPRRAIVCGGGAHNPTLMRALAARLPCPVATAAEVGWKGDAIEAQAFAFLAVRVLKGLPLTFPGTTGAPTPTKGGEIAAAQRSRRAIG, encoded by the coding sequence ATGACTCTCTATCGCGCCATCGGCCTCATGTCGGGCACTTCCATGGACGGCGTGGACGTGGCCCTGCTGGACACCGATGGCGAAAAGCGGCTCGACTTCGGCCCGACCGGCTTCTTCCCCTACTCGGACCCGGATCGCGAGCTGCTTCGCGCCGCGCTCGCCGAGGCGACGCGCCTCACGGACCGAGCAGCCCGGCCCGGCGCGGTTGGGGCGGGGGAGCGCCTCGTCACCGAGCGTCATGCGGAGGCGATCGAAGCCTTTTTGCGCGCGGAGAGGCTCGATCCGGCCAGCATCGACATTTTGGGGTTTCACGGGCAGACCGTGCTGCATCGGCCACAGAGCCGGCTCACCGTCCAGATCGGCGACGCATCGTCGCTGGCCGAGCGGCTCGGCGTCGATGTCGCCTATGATTTTCGCGGCGCCGATGTCGCCGCCGGCGGCGAGGGCGCGCCGCTCGTGCCGGCCTATCATCGCGCTCTGGTTGCATCCAGCGGGATCGAGGGGCCGGTCGCCGTCGTCAATATCGGCGGGGTCGGCAATGTCACTTTCGTCGATGGCGACGCCGAGCCCATCGCCTTCGACACCGGTCCCGGCAATGCGCTGATCGACGATCTGATGCTCGCCCGCACTGGCCGGCCGGTCGACCGCGACGGCGCAACCGCCGCCGAGGGCCGCGTGGACGAGGCGATTCTGCAATCCATGCTACTTCATCCATATTTTCAGAAACTTCCGCCAAAGTCTTTAGATAGAAACGATTTTTCATTTCGATCGACAGATGAGCTTTCGCTGGAGGACGCGGCCGCAACGCTCACCGCCTTCACCGCGGCCTCCCTCGCCCTCGCCTTTTCGCAGACGCCCTCGGCGCCGCGGCGGGCGATCGTCTGCGGCGGCGGCGCGCATAATCCGACGCTGATGCGCGCGCTCGCCGCCCGCCTGCCCTGCCCGGTCGCCACGGCGGCGGAGGTCGGCTGGAAGGGCGATGCGATCGAGGCCCAGGCTTTCGCCTTTCTCGCTGTGCGTGTGCTGAAAGGCCTGCCTCTGACCTTCCCTGGAACCACCGGGGCGCCCACGCCGACCAAGGGCGGCGAGATCGCCGCCGCGCAGCGCAGCCGCCGCGCCATCGGCTGA
- a CDS encoding group II intron maturase-specific domain-containing protein: MHNPVLRGWIGYYGRFCPWALYPVLRRSDKTLAAWAMRKYKRLKGHKTRACRFIEDIAKRQPDLFVHWRKGPAAGLA, translated from the coding sequence TTGCACAATCCGGTCCTGCGCGGCTGGATTGGCTATTACGGGCGGTTCTGTCCTTGGGCGCTCTATCCGGTCCTCAGGCGCTCCGACAAGACGTTGGCCGCCTGGGCGATGAGGAAGTATAAGCGTTTGAAAGGACACAAGACACGGGCGTGTCGCTTCATCGAGGACATCGCGAAGCGGCAGCCCGATCTCTTCGTGCACTGGCGCAAAGGGCCGGCGGCAGGGCTTGCTTGA
- a CDS encoding glutathione S-transferase family protein has protein sequence MLTIWGRRNSFNVQKVMWLVGELALDHAHVPLGGAFGGLDDPQFRAKNPHGRIPVIDDEGVVVWESHAILRYLAARHGGEAFWPADAATRSYPDRWMDWAQTTLQPAFIDGVFMGYYRTPEEKRDWPAINAAVARCAQHYRFLDSWLADRPFLAGDEPTLADIPAGTTLFRYFSLDIERPSLPNVEAWYARLCERPAYRQHVMVPFDDLKG, from the coding sequence ATGCTCACGATCTGGGGACGGCGCAACTCCTTCAATGTGCAGAAGGTCATGTGGCTCGTCGGCGAGCTCGCGCTCGATCACGCCCATGTGCCGCTCGGCGGCGCTTTCGGAGGGCTGGACGACCCGCAATTTCGCGCGAAAAATCCGCATGGCCGCATTCCGGTCATCGATGACGAAGGCGTGGTGGTATGGGAATCTCACGCCATTCTGCGCTATCTCGCCGCGCGCCATGGCGGCGAGGCCTTCTGGCCGGCGGACGCCGCGACCCGCTCCTATCCCGATCGCTGGATGGATTGGGCGCAGACGACGCTGCAGCCCGCCTTCATCGACGGCGTGTTCATGGGCTATTACCGCACGCCGGAGGAAAAGCGCGACTGGCCGGCGATCAACGCCGCCGTCGCGCGCTGCGCGCAGCATTATCGCTTCCTCGACAGCTGGCTGGCGGATCGTCCTTTCCTCGCTGGCGACGAGCCGACGCTCGCCGACATTCCCGCCGGAACGACTTTGTTTCGCTATTTCTCGCTCGACATAGAGCGCCCGTCGCTTCCCAATGTCGAGGCTTGGTATGCGCGTCTGTGCGAGCGGCCGGCCTATCGCCAGCATGTGATGGTGCCCTTCGACGATCTGAAGGGGTGA
- a CDS encoding redoxin family protein, translating to MTETIQRDEDAPAWPSRRNLLLGALGAVSAGVGAVVVEQAWKRKDLSARFFNTLSIEAFDLPPTLGLTFADGRPMPGFGAGDLAGKRSLLYLWASYCPSCRAEHHLLMALAQKGVAIYGADVKDDPAHARSFLAEHGNPFVAVGQDQRAFLQRALGARGVPASFVVAPGPKIDVAILGPIDESAITTRILPALAKNA from the coding sequence ATGACCGAGACGATTCAGCGTGACGAGGACGCCCCCGCCTGGCCGAGCCGGCGCAATCTACTGCTCGGCGCGCTCGGGGCCGTCTCGGCCGGGGTCGGAGCGGTGGTCGTCGAGCAGGCATGGAAGCGCAAGGACCTCTCCGCCCGCTTCTTCAACACACTGTCGATCGAGGCCTTCGATCTGCCGCCGACGCTGGGGCTTACCTTCGCGGACGGTCGCCCCATGCCGGGCTTCGGCGCCGGCGATCTCGCGGGCAAGCGCTCGCTCCTCTATCTCTGGGCCTCCTATTGCCCGAGCTGCCGCGCCGAGCATCACCTTTTGATGGCGCTGGCGCAAAAGGGCGTCGCCATCTATGGCGCCGATGTGAAGGACGATCCGGCCCACGCCCGCAGCTTTCTGGCCGAGCATGGCAATCCTTTCGTCGCCGTCGGCCAGGACCAGCGCGCCTTTCTACAACGGGCGCTGGGCGCGCGCGGCGTTCCGGCGAGCTTCGTGGTGGCGCCCGGCCCCAAAATCGACGTCGCCATCCTCGGTCCGATAGACGAGAGCGCGATCACGACGCGAATTTTGCCGGCGCTGGCGAAAAACGCCTGA
- a CDS encoding outer membrane protein: MTKSIVVASALALACAVGPAIAADLPSTKAAPAFIPPLAPPPLWTGFYVGLNAGYTWSNSDTVAQSYWDTDAAGLGANALIGNFPGSINANVSGFIGGGQIGYNSQVSDKFLWGVEADIQGVATSGSTAALTGASAYTTLSRGIDYIGTARGRLGYLVTPTLLAYATGGLAYGQTNLSASYLGAPTIVASDSYSDLRIGYAVGGGLEWLFAPRWSAKVEYLYYDLGTASTPGAGYAYTSALGSQISGAQSSTRFDGHIARAGLNYHFDWLEPTPIVAKF; the protein is encoded by the coding sequence ATGACGAAATCCATCGTCGTGGCGAGCGCGCTCGCGCTCGCCTGCGCTGTCGGTCCGGCTATCGCCGCCGATCTCCCCTCCACCAAAGCGGCGCCCGCCTTCATTCCGCCGCTCGCGCCGCCGCCGCTCTGGACCGGCTTCTACGTCGGTCTCAACGCCGGCTATACATGGTCCAACAGCGACACTGTCGCCCAGAGCTATTGGGACACAGACGCGGCCGGCCTCGGCGCCAATGCGCTCATCGGCAATTTTCCCGGCTCGATCAACGCCAATGTCTCCGGCTTCATCGGCGGCGGCCAGATCGGCTATAATTCCCAGGTCTCAGATAAATTCCTCTGGGGCGTGGAGGCCGACATTCAGGGCGTCGCCACCAGCGGCTCCACGGCGGCGCTCACCGGCGCCTCCGCCTACACCACGCTCTCGCGCGGGATCGATTATATCGGCACGGCGCGCGGGCGGCTCGGCTATCTCGTTACGCCGACTCTGCTCGCCTATGCGACGGGCGGTCTCGCCTATGGCCAGACCAATCTCTCCGCGAGCTATCTCGGCGCGCCGACCATCGTCGCATCCGACTCCTATTCCGACCTTCGCATCGGCTATGCGGTCGGCGGCGGCCTCGAATGGCTGTTCGCGCCGCGATGGAGCGCCAAGGTCGAATATCTCTATTACGATCTCGGAACCGCCTCTACGCCCGGCGCCGGCTACGCCTACACATCGGCGCTCGGCTCGCAGATCTCGGGCGCGCAATCCTCGACGCGCTTCGACGGCCATATCGCCCGCGCCGGGCTCAACTATCATTTCGACTGGCTCGAGCCGACGCCGATCGTCGCCAAATTCTGA
- a CDS encoding GCG_CRPN prefix-to-repeats domain-containing protein, with protein MKLKLAFVAILALAGVAAPAAVAMPLAPLTEGAVVPLTHEIGGRCGPGWHVDPWGRCVPHRRPPPPPVYAPRHGYHPQAYGPRPGYHPPGYGPPPGFRCGPGAHPNQWGRCVPNRW; from the coding sequence ATGAAGCTGAAGCTCGCTTTCGTCGCCATTCTGGCGCTCGCTGGCGTCGCCGCGCCGGCCGCCGTGGCCATGCCGCTCGCGCCGCTGACCGAGGGCGCCGTCGTCCCGCTGACGCATGAAATCGGCGGACGTTGCGGCCCTGGCTGGCATGTCGATCCGTGGGGCCGTTGCGTGCCGCATCGTCGTCCGCCGCCGCCGCCCGTCTATGCCCCGCGTCACGGATACCATCCGCAGGCCTACGGTCCGCGTCCGGGATACCATCCCCCGGGCTATGGGCCGCCTCCCGGATTCCGATGCGGCCCCGGCGCGCATCCCAATCAATGGGGCCGCTGCGTTCCGAATCGCTGGTGA
- a CDS encoding acyltransferase family protein, protein MVDVVPCPAPLEIEASLARTADGRDPGLDFIKGILILLVVFGHSIQWIVHAGTEDYWDDGLFRAIYLFHMPAFIAVSGYLAARRIDAAMRLEQFLFRRTLPLLLAMAVWAVILAWPNLERAFVGLETHIRSDVWKDFRGSFWFLWAVVVGSAGAFAATRFGAYERAALLLIAAALLLAPLPDFPPSAIRYTAAFYLIAFLAGRAGATIHAIPSHVAVAAAAAAAIGWLFWTPDTYIYNNGFAYWRPGVAGQLALMLPVSVAAALAFLRGAVALHDRIASSAAAQIVIAIGGMTLEIYLAQTVAFRATSLPPEFAAGYRDAAAATAIIVAGTAALVALSRRLPGGELLWGRLPALPFRARND, encoded by the coding sequence TTGGTCGATGTCGTTCCTTGTCCCGCTCCGCTCGAGATCGAGGCTTCGCTGGCGAGGACGGCCGACGGCCGCGATCCGGGCCTCGACTTCATCAAAGGGATTTTGATCCTCCTCGTCGTCTTCGGCCATTCGATCCAATGGATCGTCCATGCGGGAACGGAAGACTATTGGGACGACGGGCTGTTTCGGGCCATTTATCTCTTTCATATGCCGGCCTTCATCGCCGTCTCCGGCTATCTCGCCGCGCGACGGATCGACGCCGCGATGCGCCTCGAGCAATTCCTCTTTCGCCGCACGCTGCCTCTGCTCCTCGCAATGGCGGTCTGGGCGGTAATTTTGGCCTGGCCCAACCTCGAGCGCGCCTTCGTCGGCCTCGAGACCCATATTCGCTCAGATGTGTGGAAGGATTTTCGTGGCTCCTTTTGGTTCCTATGGGCTGTCGTCGTCGGCTCCGCCGGAGCCTTCGCCGCGACGCGCTTCGGAGCCTATGAGCGCGCGGCGCTGCTGCTGATCGCGGCCGCGCTGCTGCTGGCGCCGCTGCCCGACTTTCCGCCCTCGGCCATTCGCTACACGGCCGCCTTCTATCTCATCGCCTTTCTCGCCGGGCGCGCCGGCGCGACGATCCACGCTATCCCGAGCCACGTCGCCGTAGCGGCCGCGGCGGCGGCGGCGATCGGATGGCTGTTCTGGACGCCGGACACTTACATCTACAACAATGGCTTCGCCTATTGGCGGCCGGGCGTCGCCGGCCAATTGGCGCTGATGCTGCCGGTCTCAGTCGCAGCGGCGCTGGCCTTTCTGCGCGGGGCGGTCGCCCTGCACGACAGGATCGCGTCATCGGCGGCGGCGCAGATCGTGATCGCCATCGGCGGAATGACGCTGGAAATCTATCTGGCGCAGACAGTGGCGTTTCGCGCGACCTCGCTGCCGCCGGAATTCGCCGCCGGCTATCGCGACGCGGCGGCGGCAACCGCGATCATTGTCGCGGGGACCGCGGCGCTCGTCGCCCTCTCCCGCCGCCTTCCGGGCGGCGAGCTGCTCTGGGGACGCCTGCCGGCTCTCCCATTCCGCGCGCGGAACGATTAG
- the gyrA gene encoding DNA gyrase subunit A, with translation MAENDTDDTQPPTHGSDIRPVSIADEMKRSYLDYAMSVIVSRALPDVRDGLKPVHRRIMFSMHENGHTPDKPYVKSARIVGDVMGKYHPHGDAAIYDALVRMAQPFSMRLPLIDGQGNFGSVDNDPPAAMRYTESRLAKPALALLEDIDEGTVDFKPNYDDKEMEPTVLPARFPNLLVNGAGGIAVGMATNIPPHNLGEVIDAAIALIDRPDMGVAELMEIVPGPDFPTAATILGRGGIRNAYTTGRGSIIMRAKAEIETLRKEREAIIFTEIPYQVNKAALIERIAELVREKKIEGISDLRDESDRQGMRIVIELKRDAVADVVLNQLWRHTALQSSFPVNMIALNGGRPELLTLKDVLVAFVDFRESVVTRRTKFRLAKARDAAHLQVGLAIAVANIDEVIRLIRTSADAAAAREALMEREWPAKDMAPLVALIADPRHVLTEEGAIRLSEAQARAILELRLQRLTALGRDEIAEALNKLAVEIAEYLEILRSREKLFGIVKDEMIAVKEAYATPRRTQIVDGDGDVEDEDLIAREDMVVTVSHAGYIKRVPLSTYRAQRRGGKGRSGMQTKEEDFVQRLFVASTHTPVLFFSSLGRAYKEKVWRLPLAAPQARGKALVNMLPLEQDERITTIMPLPEDESSWATLDAIFATTGGTVRRNKLSDFSDVRRSGIIAMKLDEGEAIVDVATAAEQEDILLTTREGQCIRFPVSDVRVFQGRTSMGVRGIALAGDDRVISMSILRHFEAVGDERAAYLKRAAAQRRNAGAEGVEEGVAETEEASTAIELTEARYREMEQAEQIILTVSENGYGKRSSSFEYRITGRGGKGIVAMAVNARNGKLVASFPVGRGDEIMLVTDGGQLIRCPVEGIRIAGRGTQGVIVFDTAEGERVVSVEHLADAGEDEASGDAGGETA, from the coding sequence TTGGCCGAGAACGACACAGACGACACGCAGCCTCCGACGCACGGCTCAGACATTCGCCCGGTCTCGATCGCCGACGAGATGAAGCGCAGCTATCTCGATTACGCGATGAGCGTGATCGTGAGCCGCGCGCTGCCGGACGTTCGCGACGGGCTGAAGCCCGTGCATCGCCGCATCATGTTCTCCATGCACGAGAACGGCCATACGCCCGATAAGCCTTACGTGAAATCGGCGCGCATCGTCGGCGACGTCATGGGTAAATATCACCCGCATGGCGACGCCGCGATCTATGACGCGCTGGTGCGCATGGCGCAGCCCTTCTCCATGCGGCTGCCGCTCATCGACGGCCAGGGCAATTTCGGCTCCGTCGACAACGATCCGCCGGCGGCCATGCGCTACACCGAGTCGCGCCTCGCCAAGCCTGCGCTGGCTTTGCTCGAGGACATCGACGAAGGCACGGTCGACTTCAAGCCCAACTATGACGACAAGGAGATGGAGCCGACGGTCCTGCCGGCGCGCTTCCCGAACCTCCTCGTCAATGGCGCGGGCGGCATCGCCGTCGGCATGGCCACCAATATTCCGCCGCATAATCTCGGCGAGGTGATCGACGCCGCCATAGCGCTGATCGACCGGCCCGATATGGGCGTCGCCGAGCTGATGGAGATCGTGCCCGGCCCGGACTTCCCCACAGCGGCGACGATTCTCGGCCGCGGCGGCATTCGCAACGCCTATACGACCGGGCGCGGCTCGATCATCATGCGCGCCAAGGCCGAGATCGAGACGCTCCGCAAGGAGCGCGAGGCGATCATCTTCACCGAGATTCCCTATCAGGTGAACAAGGCCGCGCTGATCGAGCGCATCGCCGAGCTCGTCCGCGAGAAGAAGATCGAAGGCATTTCAGATCTCCGCGACGAATCCGACCGCCAAGGCATGCGCATCGTCATCGAGCTGAAGCGCGACGCGGTGGCGGATGTGGTGCTGAACCAGCTCTGGCGCCATACGGCTCTGCAATCGAGCTTCCCGGTCAATATGATCGCGCTCAATGGCGGCCGGCCCGAGCTGCTGACGCTGAAGGACGTTCTCGTCGCCTTCGTGGATTTCCGCGAGAGCGTCGTCACGCGGCGCACCAAGTTCCGCCTCGCCAAGGCGCGCGACGCCGCGCATTTGCAGGTCGGCCTCGCCATCGCCGTCGCCAATATCGACGAGGTCATCCGCCTCATTCGCACATCGGCCGACGCCGCCGCCGCGCGCGAGGCGCTGATGGAGCGCGAATGGCCCGCCAAGGACATGGCGCCTCTGGTCGCGCTGATCGCGGATCCGCGCCATGTGCTCACCGAGGAGGGCGCGATCCGCCTTTCCGAGGCGCAGGCGCGCGCTATTCTCGAGCTGCGCCTGCAGCGCCTCACCGCGCTCGGCCGCGACGAGATCGCCGAGGCGCTGAACAAGCTCGCCGTCGAGATCGCCGAATATCTCGAGATTCTACGCTCGCGTGAAAAGCTGTTCGGAATCGTCAAGGACGAGATGATCGCGGTCAAAGAGGCCTATGCGACGCCTCGCCGCACGCAGATCGTCGATGGCGACGGCGATGTGGAGGACGAGGACCTCATCGCGCGAGAGGATATGGTCGTCACCGTCTCGCACGCCGGCTACATCAAGCGCGTGCCGCTCTCCACCTATCGCGCGCAGCGGCGCGGCGGCAAGGGCCGCTCCGGCATGCAGACGAAGGAAGAGGATTTCGTTCAGCGCCTCTTCGTCGCCTCGACGCATACGCCGGTGCTGTTCTTCTCCTCGCTCGGCAGGGCCTATAAGGAGAAGGTATGGCGTCTGCCGCTGGCGGCGCCGCAGGCGCGCGGCAAGGCGCTGGTCAACATGCTGCCGCTCGAGCAGGACGAGCGCATCACCACCATCATGCCGCTGCCGGAGGACGAATCGAGCTGGGCGACGCTCGACGCCATTTTCGCGACGACGGGCGGCACGGTGCGCCGCAACAAGCTCTCCGATTTCTCCGATGTGCGGCGCTCCGGCATCATCGCCATGAAGCTCGACGAAGGCGAGGCCATCGTCGATGTCGCCACGGCGGCGGAGCAGGAGGATATTCTGCTGACGACGCGTGAGGGGCAGTGCATCCGCTTCCCGGTCAGCGACGTGCGCGTGTTCCAGGGGCGCACCTCCATGGGCGTGCGCGGCATAGCGCTCGCTGGCGACGACCGCGTGATCTCAATGTCGATCCTGCGGCATTTCGAGGCCGTCGGCGACGAGCGCGCCGCCTATCTCAAGCGCGCAGCGGCGCAGCGCCGCAATGCGGGAGCGGAAGGCGTGGAGGAGGGCGTGGCGGAGACCGAGGAGGCCTCGACCGCGATCGAGCTGACCGAGGCGCGCTATCGTGAGATGGAGCAGGCCGAGCAGATCATCCTGACCGTCTCCGAGAACGGCTACGGCAAGCGCTCATCGTCCTTCGAATACCGCATCACCGGACGCGGCGGCAAAGGCATCGTCGCCATGGCGGTGAACGCCCGCAACGGCAAGCTCGTCGCCTCCTTCCCCGTGGGTCGCGGCGATGAGATCATGCTGGTGACGGATGGCGGCCAGCTCATCCGCTGCCCGGTGGAAGGCATACGCATTGCGGGCCGCGGCACGCAGGGCGTCATCGTCTTCGACACGGCGGAGGGCGAGCGCGTCGTCTCGGTCGAGCATCTGGCCGACGCCGGCGAGGACGAGGCGTCCGGCGACGCGGGCGGCGAGACCGCCTGA
- a CDS encoding ISAs1 family transposase — protein MGQVAVAEKSNEIVAIPALLDMMAIEGAVVTIDAMGCQRAIAKKIKDKKADYIIALKGNQGTLHEDVKLFAAEPKANGFEDATISRHETLDGEHGRIETRRYTAFHDIG, from the coding sequence CTGGGGCAGGTCGCCGTCGCGGAAAAATCCAACGAGATCGTCGCCATTCCCGCGCTCTTGGACATGATGGCGATCGAAGGCGCCGTCGTGACCATCGACGCGATGGGCTGCCAGCGGGCCATCGCCAAGAAGATCAAGGACAAGAAGGCCGATTACATCATCGCGCTCAAAGGCAATCAGGGAACGCTCCACGAAGATGTGAAGCTGTTCGCCGCCGAGCCGAAAGCCAATGGATTCGAGGACGCCACGATCAGCCGCCACGAGACGCTCGACGGCGAGCACGGCCGTATCGAGACGCGTCGCTATACGGCGTTCCACGACATCGGCTGA